The following coding sequences are from one Neovison vison isolate M4711 chromosome X, ASM_NN_V1, whole genome shotgun sequence window:
- the LOC122896913 gene encoding signal transducer CD24-like: protein MGRAMVARLRLGLLLLALLLPTQIYSNTTNMTAANNSSQSTSTAPNPANTTTTPTGGALQSTASLRIISLSIIHS from the exons ATGGGCAGAGCGATGGTGGCCAGGCTCAGACTGGGGCTGCTGCTTCTGGCGCTGCTCCTACCCACGCAGATTTATTCAAATACAACAAATATGACAGCTGCAAACAACTCCTCCCAGAGTACCTCGACTGCTCCCAATCCAGCTAATACCACCACCACACCAACTGGCGGTGCTCTGCAGTCAACAGCGTCTCTTCGCA ttatttcacttagcataatacactct